The Pseudomonadota bacterium genome has a window encoding:
- a CDS encoding GNAT family N-acetyltransferase, with amino-acid sequence MQSPANQFRFESVTFRDRTMLTNWLSIDSSQEWWGNPAQELRLIFEGERTGESRGFIAHHSDHGPFAYIQCWDPSRVPDHLVDQDPWVRDQAAGTLGVDITIGVPTLLGKGLGSQTVFAFGDMLFAEGTPRLIIDPDARNTRAVRAYEKAGFTRFNSHTNADGSITLLMERLPPKD; translated from the coding sequence GTGCAGAGCCCAGCCAACCAGTTTCGATTCGAGAGCGTTACATTCCGTGACCGGACGATGTTGACCAATTGGCTCTCAATCGACAGCTCACAGGAATGGTGGGGCAACCCTGCCCAGGAACTCCGCCTGATCTTCGAGGGGGAGCGCACAGGCGAGTCCCGCGGATTTATCGCCCACCACAGCGATCACGGACCGTTCGCCTATATCCAGTGCTGGGACCCATCACGAGTTCCGGACCATCTGGTGGATCAAGACCCATGGGTGCGCGATCAGGCCGCGGGGACACTGGGTGTTGATATCACGATCGGCGTCCCCACCTTGCTGGGAAAAGGCTTAGGCTCACAAACTGTGTTTGCCTTTGGCGACATGCTGTTCGCGGAAGGTACGCCCCGTTTGATCATTGACCCCGACGCCCGAAACACGCGCGCTGTGCGCGCTTATGAAAAAGCAGGTTTTACCCGCTTCAACAGTCATACCAACGCCGACGGCTCCATCACGCTCCTGATGGAACGGCTTCCT
- the hslV gene encoding ATP-dependent protease subunit HslV yields the protein MHATTIVTVRKGGKVVIAGDGQVSLGQTVIKSNARKVRRLGKGDVIGGFAGATADAFTLFERLEAKLEQYPGQLKRAAVELAKDWRTDRYLRRLEAMMIVADKSESLILTGTGDVLEPEDGIMAIGSGGNYALAAARALSDSEHGADEIAKRALTIAADICVYTNHNLVVEVLEDAADA from the coding sequence ATGCATGCCACCACAATCGTTACCGTCCGCAAGGGCGGCAAGGTGGTGATCGCTGGCGATGGTCAGGTCTCGCTTGGACAAACCGTCATCAAGTCAAACGCCCGCAAGGTGCGCAGGCTCGGCAAAGGAGATGTCATCGGTGGTTTTGCTGGCGCGACGGCGGATGCATTCACCCTTTTCGAGCGCCTTGAGGCAAAGCTCGAGCAATACCCCGGCCAACTGAAACGAGCGGCGGTTGAGCTTGCCAAGGACTGGCGCACAGACCGTTATCTGCGCCGCCTTGAGGCTATGATGATCGTTGCCGACAAGTCCGAAAGCCTGATCCTGACCGGCACCGGTGATGTGCTGGAGCCCGAGGATGGCATCATGGCGATTGGTTCAGGGGGAAATTACGCACTGGCCGCCGCCCGGGCATTGTCCGACAGCGAACATGGTGCAGATGAGATCGCCAAGCGAGCGCTTACCATCGCCGCCGACATTTGCGTCTACACCAACCACAACCTTGTGGTGGAGGTACTCGAAGACGCTGCAGATGCGTAA
- the hisB gene encoding imidazoleglycerol-phosphate dehydratase HisB, which translates to MTRSATRERTTRETTVDVTIDLDGTGTSSITLNGAGFFAHMLDQLAKHSLIDLTVNATGDVHIDDHHLVEDVGITLGEAIRQAVGDKRGIRRYASMDLVMDEALSRAAVDVSGRPFLVWRADFTAEKIGTFDTELVREFFQALAMNAGITLHVESVYGANSHHIAESIFKAVARALREALSIDPRVADDLPTTKGAL; encoded by the coding sequence ATGACACGATCTGCCACCCGCGAGCGCACGACGCGCGAGACCACCGTCGACGTGACCATCGATCTTGATGGTACCGGCACGTCTTCGATCACGCTCAACGGGGCAGGCTTTTTTGCTCATATGCTGGACCAGCTGGCGAAGCATTCTCTGATCGATCTGACGGTCAATGCGACAGGTGACGTGCACATCGATGATCACCATCTTGTCGAGGATGTCGGTATCACATTGGGTGAAGCTATCCGCCAAGCGGTCGGCGATAAGCGCGGTATCCGCCGCTATGCGTCGATGGATCTGGTGATGGATGAGGCGCTGAGCCGTGCAGCGGTTGACGTATCGGGCCGGCCTTTCCTGGTTTGGCGCGCCGACTTTACGGCAGAAAAAATCGGCACGTTCGACACCGAGCTTGTGCGCGAATTCTTCCAAGCGCTGGCAATGAATGCGGGGATCACCTTGCATGTCGAGAGCGTCTACGGCGCCAATAGCCATCATATAGCCGAAAGCATCTTCAAGGCTGTTGCCCGTGCTCTGCGCGAAGCGTTGAGTATCGACCCGCGGGTTGCCGATGACCTGCCCACGACAAAAGGAGCGCTTTAG
- a CDS encoding DUF2628 domain-containing protein: protein MRTYSVFEPKTRPDDPINYADSLVFVRHGWSLAALFIPLIWMAIRRLWWAILGYVLLIVGIQLLSFTVPELATAALSVALALIIMIEAGQLRLESMALKGYREIAVLQAKNQLEAEQIFFADWLCEKRMLGLRGKSGPSGGPVLRPSSSAPPPLPGLPS, encoded by the coding sequence ATGCGCACCTACTCGGTTTTTGAGCCCAAGACCCGACCAGATGATCCGATCAACTATGCTGATAGCCTCGTCTTTGTTCGGCATGGCTGGTCGCTCGCTGCGCTGTTTATACCGCTGATCTGGATGGCGATCCGGCGTCTGTGGTGGGCCATTCTTGGATATGTCCTGCTGATTGTCGGCATCCAGCTTTTGTCCTTTACAGTCCCCGAGCTGGCAACGGCAGCGCTGTCGGTTGCTCTGGCGCTGATCATCATGATTGAAGCGGGGCAATTGCGGCTCGAAAGCATGGCGCTCAAGGGCTATCGCGAGATTGCGGTGCTGCAGGCGAAGAACCAGCTAGAGGCCGAGCAAATTTTCTTTGCTGATTGGCTGTGCGAGAAGCGCATGTTGGGTTTGCGCGGCAAAAGCGGTCCGAGCGGTGGTCCGGTTCTGCGGCCCAGCAGTTCTGCGCCGCCACCGCTGCCTGGCCTTCCAAGCTGA
- the hisH gene encoding imidazole glycerol phosphate synthase subunit HisH — translation MTETVAIIDYGSGNLRSASKAFERVAREQGLDTRIAVTSQPDVVAGADRVILPGVGAFADCRAGLMAVDGMQDALFDAVTHRGVPFLGICVGMQLMATRGLEHGETAGFDWIAGDVEAIRPADPSLKIPHMGWNVLAPTRAHPILEGIKTGKDGLHAYFVHSFHLSAKNEDDVIAGTDYGGPVTAIVGRDNLVGTQFHPEKSQALGLALIGNFLMWAP, via the coding sequence ATGACCGAAACAGTCGCCATCATAGACTATGGCTCTGGCAATTTGCGCTCAGCCTCCAAGGCCTTTGAGCGCGTAGCGCGTGAGCAAGGGTTGGACACGCGGATCGCCGTCACGTCTCAACCCGATGTGGTGGCGGGCGCTGATCGGGTTATCTTGCCCGGGGTTGGTGCGTTTGCTGATTGCAGGGCTGGCTTGATGGCGGTCGATGGCATGCAAGACGCACTCTTCGATGCAGTGACCCACCGAGGCGTTCCGTTTCTCGGGATCTGCGTCGGCATGCAGCTTATGGCGACGCGTGGTCTTGAACACGGTGAAACAGCGGGTTTTGACTGGATCGCCGGCGACGTGGAGGCCATCCGCCCAGCCGACCCTTCCCTCAAGATTCCGCATATGGGTTGGAACGTGCTCGCACCAACGCGCGCTCATCCGATCCTTGAAGGCATCAAGACGGGAAAGGATGGCTTGCACGCCTATTTCGTCCACTCTTTTCATCTGAGTGCGAAGAACGAAGATGACGTGATCGCGGGCACGGACTATGGCGGTCCGGTCACCGCCATAGTCGGCCGGGACAATCTTGTTGGGACACAGTTCCACCCCGAGAAGAGCCAGGCGCTTGGCCTTGCCCTTATCGGGAATTTTCTGATGTGGGCGCCCTAA
- the hisA gene encoding 1-(5-phosphoribosyl)-5-[(5-phosphoribosylamino)methylideneamino]imidazole-4-carboxamide isomerase, with the protein MILFPAIDLKDGVCVRLKKGAMDDATVYNTDPGAQAAQFEAMGFTHLHVVDLNGAFAGESKNADAVDAILASTDNPVQLGGGIRDHAGIDGWLDKGVARVILGTVAVRDPQLVKDAATRHPDRIIVGIDARDGKVAVEGWAETSDMDAVDLAKAFEDAGVAAIVYTDIDRDGVLTGINWDATIALGHAVSIPVIASGGLASMADIARMTERDAAHLEGAISGRALYDGRIDPQQALQMLEAAK; encoded by the coding sequence ATGATCCTCTTCCCCGCGATCGACCTCAAAGACGGTGTGTGTGTCCGCCTCAAGAAAGGCGCGATGGACGACGCCACCGTCTACAACACCGACCCTGGCGCTCAGGCGGCGCAGTTTGAAGCCATGGGCTTTACCCACCTGCATGTGGTCGATCTGAACGGGGCGTTTGCGGGAGAAAGCAAGAATGCTGACGCCGTGGACGCGATCCTCGCCAGCACCGACAATCCCGTGCAGCTAGGCGGCGGCATCCGCGACCATGCCGGCATCGACGGTTGGCTCGACAAGGGCGTTGCCCGGGTCATTCTGGGCACCGTGGCCGTTCGTGATCCGCAGCTCGTCAAGGATGCCGCGACGCGCCATCCCGACCGGATCATTGTCGGCATCGATGCGCGCGACGGCAAGGTCGCTGTCGAAGGCTGGGCAGAGACTTCCGATATGGACGCGGTCGACCTCGCCAAAGCGTTCGAGGATGCCGGGGTCGCAGCAATCGTCTACACAGACATTGATCGCGACGGTGTTCTCACCGGCATAAACTGGGACGCAACCATCGCTCTTGGCCATGCCGTCTCGATCCCGGTTATCGCATCCGGCGGCCTTGCCTCGATGGCCGACATCGCACGGATGACCGAGCGCGACGCCGCGCATCTGGAGGGTGCGATTTCCGGCCGAGCGCTTTATGATGGGCGTATCGACCCGCAGCAGGCGTTGCAGATGTTGGAGGCCGCGAAATGA
- a CDS encoding YtoQ family protein, whose amino-acid sequence MKTWSVYLSGEIHTDWREAIERATNASDLPVRFSAPVTDHGASDDCGVAILGSEPDKFWHDHKGAQINAIRTRTLINDADIVVVRFGEKYRQWNAAFDAGIASALGKPLIVIQRPEHDHALKEVNAAALAVAREPEQVAEILAYVINGTLPARSAAQAAE is encoded by the coding sequence ATGAAAACCTGGTCTGTTTACCTGTCTGGCGAAATCCATACCGATTGGCGCGAAGCCATTGAGCGCGCCACCAATGCCTCGGATCTGCCGGTGCGGTTCTCCGCTCCTGTGACCGATCATGGGGCGAGCGATGATTGCGGGGTCGCTATTCTGGGTTCGGAGCCCGACAAGTTCTGGCATGATCACAAGGGCGCGCAGATCAATGCGATCCGAACGCGGACGCTGATCAACGACGCTGACATCGTCGTGGTCCGCTTCGGGGAGAAATATCGCCAATGGAACGCCGCTTTCGACGCGGGCATCGCATCGGCACTGGGCAAGCCGTTGATCGTCATTCAGCGCCCCGAGCACGACCATGCGCTCAAGGAGGTCAACGCTGCTGCGCTTGCCGTCGCCCGAGAGCCCGAGCAAGTGGCGGAAATCCTTGCCTATGTGATCAACGGGACGTTGCCAGCGCGGTCCGCAGCCCAAGCGGCAGAGTAG
- the hisF gene encoding imidazole glycerol phosphate synthase subunit HisF, whose translation MTLKPRIIPCLDVKDGRVVKGVNFVDLVDAGDPVEAAKAYDAAGADELCFLDITASHEDRDIIFDVVRETAENCFMPLTVGGGVRTLDDIRKLLLAGADKVSINTAAVFDRDFVRRASEKFGAQCIVVAIDAKHSVRADGTQWFEIFTHGGRKPTGIDAVEYAKDVVALGAGEILLTSMDRDGTKAGFDLALTRAIADAVPVPVIASGGVGQLDHFIDGVREGHATGLLAASVFHFGTLTIPQVKDHMMEAGIAMRPA comes from the coding sequence ATGACCCTCAAACCCCGCATAATCCCCTGCCTCGACGTCAAGGATGGGCGCGTCGTCAAAGGCGTGAATTTCGTCGATCTGGTCGATGCCGGGGACCCGGTCGAAGCTGCGAAGGCCTACGATGCAGCGGGGGCGGATGAACTGTGCTTCCTCGATATCACTGCATCCCACGAGGATCGCGACATCATTTTCGATGTTGTCCGCGAGACGGCGGAAAACTGCTTCATGCCGCTGACGGTTGGGGGCGGGGTCCGGACGCTTGACGATATCCGTAAGCTTCTCCTTGCCGGCGCAGATAAGGTCTCGATCAACACGGCAGCCGTCTTCGATCGGGACTTCGTGCGCCGCGCATCGGAGAAATTCGGCGCGCAATGCATCGTTGTTGCGATCGACGCCAAGCACTCCGTTCGCGCGGATGGCACGCAATGGTTCGAGATCTTTACCCATGGTGGCCGTAAGCCCACCGGTATCGACGCTGTGGAGTACGCCAAGGATGTCGTCGCTTTAGGCGCCGGCGAAATTCTGCTGACGTCAATGGATCGCGACGGGACCAAAGCGGGTTTCGACCTCGCCTTGACGCGCGCGATTGCCGACGCTGTGCCCGTGCCGGTCATCGCTTCGGGCGGCGTTGGTCAGCTTGATCACTTCATTGATGGTGTCCGCGAAGGCCACGCCACAGGGCTTTTGGCCGCGTCGGTCTTTCATTTCGGAACCTTGACGATCCCACAGGTCAAGGATCACATGATGGAAGCGGGTATCGCGATGCGTCCCGCCTAG
- a CDS encoding phosphoribosyl-ATP diphosphatase — MTDFTLADLDAILAKRIKAPASESYTASLADAGMAKAARKLGEESVETMIAALQDDRNNLTNEAADLLYHLLVVLRIGGVPLADVMDELRQRTGQSGLAEKASRPS; from the coding sequence ATGACCGACTTCACCCTTGCCGACCTCGACGCAATACTTGCCAAGCGTATCAAAGCTCCGGCGAGCGAGAGTTACACGGCGTCATTGGCTGATGCCGGCATGGCAAAGGCTGCACGCAAACTCGGCGAAGAATCGGTGGAAACGATGATCGCCGCCCTGCAGGATGATCGCAACAACCTCACCAACGAGGCCGCCGACCTGTTGTACCATCTGCTGGTGGTTCTTCGCATCGGCGGGGTACCGCTGGCCGATGTCATGGATGAATTGCGTCAGCGTACGGGACAGTCCGGGCTAGCGGAAAAGGCATCGCGCCCCTCATAA
- the coaA gene encoding type I pantothenate kinase: MNRSELSPYRVFSREEWAALRAGEPMLLREDEISALQSLNDRLSMEEVETIYLPLSRLLAMYVAATQQLFKATKRFLGARDAKVPFVIGVAGSVAVGKSTTSRVLKALLSRWPNTPKVDLITTDGFLLPNAVLDREGLMNRKGFPESYDVKALLGFLSDVKAGLEHVEAPVYSHLVYDVVAGETISVDRPDILIVEGLNVLQARQPTDADRPVPFVSDYFDFSIYIDGDEQTLHRWYVERFMRLRETAFRDPESFFHRYSKLTDKEARAVATHIWNGINLPNLRNNIRPTRARADLILTKSGEHTIETVELRKV, encoded by the coding sequence ATGAACCGATCGGAATTGTCGCCCTACCGCGTGTTCAGCCGCGAGGAATGGGCGGCGCTGCGCGCCGGCGAGCCCATGCTCCTGCGCGAAGATGAGATCAGCGCGCTGCAATCGCTCAACGACCGCCTGTCGATGGAAGAGGTTGAGACGATCTACCTGCCGCTTTCGCGCTTGTTGGCGATGTACGTTGCTGCAACGCAGCAGCTGTTCAAGGCGACCAAGCGGTTTCTCGGTGCGAGAGACGCCAAGGTTCCTTTTGTCATCGGCGTCGCCGGCTCGGTCGCCGTTGGCAAGTCGACCACCTCGCGTGTGCTGAAGGCGCTTTTGAGCCGATGGCCCAACACGCCGAAGGTTGATCTGATCACAACAGACGGGTTCTTGCTTCCCAACGCTGTGCTTGACCGCGAAGGGCTGATGAACCGCAAAGGGTTTCCTGAGAGTTATGATGTGAAGGCGCTTCTAGGCTTCCTTTCAGACGTCAAGGCGGGCCTCGAGCATGTTGAAGCGCCGGTTTACTCGCATCTCGTGTACGATGTGGTGGCTGGCGAGACTATTTCGGTCGACCGGCCCGATATCCTGATCGTTGAGGGGCTCAATGTTCTGCAGGCGCGCCAGCCGACCGATGCGGACCGACCGGTCCCGTTTGTGTCCGATTATTTTGACTTCTCAATTTACATCGATGGTGACGAACAGACGCTGCACCGTTGGTATGTAGAACGCTTCATGCGCCTGCGCGAAACAGCGTTTCGCGATCCCGAAAGCTTCTTTCACCGCTACTCAAAGCTGACCGACAAGGAAGCGCGTGCGGTCGCGACGCATATCTGGAACGGCATCAACCTGCCCAATCTGCGCAACAACATCCGCCCGACCCGCGCTCGTGCGGATCTGATTCTCACCAAAAGTGGTGAGCACACAATCGAAACCGTGGAACTGCGGAAGGTCTAG
- a CDS encoding Pr6Pr family membrane protein, which translates to MAKLDIPPARLTATFLIACVGASLGTYVLLDQGALTVSARLRFGDNLIEAVLHYLSFLTVLTNAMLVAVYIWFVSSGRLLRFMRHPSLHAFLAALIIIVGVVWHVMLRSEGMSLNTIYLHYVAPPLYLLWWTLRRPPQAPHYRGVSVLMALPLGYAVWTLARGAVTGSYPYGFVNVPEVGYGATLQMMGFLLATQWVLALSFAAAGRLIANRS; encoded by the coding sequence ATGGCAAAACTCGACATCCCGCCGGCACGCCTGACAGCAACGTTTCTGATCGCCTGCGTCGGCGCATCGCTGGGGACGTACGTGCTTCTTGATCAGGGCGCGTTGACGGTTTCGGCTCGCTTGCGTTTCGGCGACAACCTGATCGAAGCGGTGTTACACTACCTGTCGTTCCTGACGGTTCTGACCAACGCGATGTTGGTGGCGGTCTATATCTGGTTTGTCAGCAGCGGGCGGCTGCTGCGTTTCATGCGCCATCCAAGCCTGCACGCCTTTCTCGCCGCGCTGATCATCATCGTCGGCGTTGTGTGGCATGTGATGTTGCGCTCGGAAGGCATGAGCCTGAACACCATCTATCTGCATTATGTGGCACCACCGCTCTATCTGCTGTGGTGGACCCTGCGCAGACCACCTCAGGCACCCCATTATCGCGGGGTTTCCGTGCTTATGGCGCTCCCCTTGGGGTATGCGGTATGGACGCTGGCGCGGGGCGCGGTGACCGGTAGCTACCCGTATGGGTTCGTCAACGTCCCTGAAGTCGGATACGGCGCGACGCTTCAGATGATGGGTTTTTTGCTTGCCACGCAGTGGGTGCTGGCCCTCAGTTTTGCGGCGGCAGGGCGATTGATTGCAAACAGATCCTAG
- the pnp gene encoding polyribonucleotide nucleotidyltransferase, with protein MFNHHKITLDWGGRDLVLESGKVARQADGAVIATYGETTVIATVVSAHAPKPGLDFFPLTVNYQEKYYAAGRIPGGFFKREGRPTEKETLVSRLIDRPIRPLFVEGYKHETQVICTCMSYDSENDPDMVAMVAASAALTLSGVPFMGPIGGVRVGMIDGEFVLNPLVDQMADTDLDLIVAGTSDAVLMVESEAKELDEKTMLDAVMFGHRGFQPVIDAIIQLAEKCAKEPRNFQPEDLSELYDAVSGMVSDDLAAAYAITTKMERQDAIGEARKKVMATFFPEGADAPVWTETQVKTVFKKVEAATVRGNILKTKSRIDGRDLSTVRQIESEVGILPRTHGSSLFTRGETQAIVVATLGTGDDEQMIDGLDGLHFGNFMLHYNFPPFSVGEAGRIGSPGRREIGHGKLAWRAINPMLPAKTEFPYTLRVVSEITESNGSSSMATVCGTSLALMDAGVPLKAPVAGIAMGLIKEGDEFAVLSDILGDEDHLGDMDFKVAGSENGITSLQMDIKIDGITEEIMQIALDQAKGGRLHILGEMAKALGEARAELGEFAPRIEQLSIPTDKIRDVIGSGGKVIREIVEKTGAKINIEDDGTVKVASADGKSIEAAIKWIRSITDDPEEGAIYQGTVVKTVDFGAFVNFFGPKDGLVHISQLAPQRVGKTTDIVKEGDKVWVKLLGFDDRGKVRLGMKMVDQETGEEITETEAAE; from the coding sequence ATGTTCAATCATCACAAAATCACCCTCGATTGGGGCGGGCGCGATCTGGTGCTCGAATCGGGCAAGGTTGCCCGGCAAGCCGATGGCGCGGTTATCGCCACCTACGGCGAGACAACCGTCATCGCGACCGTTGTTTCGGCCCATGCGCCCAAACCGGGCCTCGATTTCTTTCCGCTGACGGTGAATTACCAGGAAAAGTATTACGCTGCGGGCCGTATCCCCGGCGGTTTCTTCAAGCGTGAAGGGCGCCCGACCGAAAAGGAAACGCTGGTTTCCCGCTTGATCGACCGGCCCATCCGCCCGCTGTTTGTGGAAGGCTACAAGCATGAAACGCAGGTCATCTGCACCTGCATGTCCTATGACAGCGAAAACGACCCCGATATGGTTGCAATGGTCGCCGCATCCGCTGCGCTGACCCTGTCCGGCGTGCCGTTCATGGGCCCCATTGGCGGGGTGCGCGTGGGCATGATCGATGGCGAGTTTGTGCTGAACCCGCTCGTCGACCAAATGGCCGATACAGACCTCGACCTGATCGTTGCCGGGACCAGCGACGCCGTTTTGATGGTGGAATCAGAAGCCAAAGAGCTGGACGAGAAGACCATGCTCGACGCCGTCATGTTCGGCCACCGCGGCTTCCAGCCTGTGATCGATGCGATCATCCAGCTGGCCGAAAAATGCGCCAAGGAACCCCGCAACTTCCAGCCCGAAGACCTGTCTGAACTGTACGACGCCGTGTCGGGCATGGTGTCGGACGATCTGGCGGCGGCGTATGCCATCACCACCAAAATGGAGCGTCAGGACGCCATCGGCGAAGCCCGCAAGAAGGTCATGGCGACGTTCTTCCCCGAGGGCGCCGATGCGCCTGTCTGGACCGAAACGCAGGTCAAGACAGTCTTCAAAAAGGTCGAAGCGGCCACCGTTCGCGGCAACATCCTCAAGACTAAGAGCCGCATCGATGGCCGTGATCTGTCGACCGTTCGCCAGATCGAAAGCGAAGTCGGCATTCTGCCGCGCACGCACGGCTCATCGCTATTCACACGCGGTGAAACCCAGGCCATCGTTGTGGCGACGCTGGGCACCGGTGATGACGAACAGATGATCGACGGGCTCGATGGTCTGCATTTCGGCAACTTCATGCTGCACTACAACTTCCCCCCCTTCTCGGTGGGTGAAGCGGGCCGCATCGGCTCGCCCGGTCGGCGAGAAATCGGCCACGGCAAGCTTGCATGGCGTGCCATCAATCCCATGCTGCCGGCCAAGACCGAGTTCCCTTATACGCTGCGCGTTGTCTCGGAAATCACCGAATCCAACGGCTCATCGTCCATGGCAACCGTTTGCGGCACCTCGCTGGCGCTGATGGATGCCGGTGTGCCGCTTAAGGCGCCGGTGGCCGGCATCGCGATGGGTCTGATCAAGGAAGGCGACGAGTTTGCCGTTCTGTCTGACATTCTCGGCGATGAGGATCATCTGGGCGACATGGACTTCAAGGTCGCCGGTTCGGAAAACGGCATCACCTCGCTGCAGATGGACATCAAGATCGATGGCATCACCGAGGAGATCATGCAGATCGCCCTCGACCAGGCCAAAGGCGGTCGCCTGCACATCCTGGGCGAGATGGCCAAGGCACTTGGCGAAGCGCGCGCCGAGCTGGGCGAGTTCGCTCCACGCATTGAGCAGCTGTCCATTCCAACCGACAAGATCCGCGATGTGATCGGCTCGGGCGGTAAGGTCATCCGCGAGATCGTCGAGAAGACCGGTGCCAAGATCAACATCGAAGATGATGGCACGGTCAAAGTGGCCTCCGCCGACGGCAAGTCGATCGAAGCAGCCATCAAGTGGATCCGCTCGATCACCGATGATCCCGAAGAGGGCGCGATCTACCAGGGCACGGTCGTCAAAACCGTCGACTTTGGCGCGTTCGTCAATTTCTTCGGCCCGAAAGACGGCCTCGTCCACATCTCGCAGCTCGCACCGCAGCGCGTTGGCAAGACCACCGATATCGTCAAGGAAGGCGACAAGGTTTGGGTCAAGCTTTTGGGCTTCGACGATCGCGGCAAGGTTCGCCTTGGCATGAAGATGGTCGATCAGGAGACCGGTGAAGAGATCACGGAGACCGAAGCAGCTGAGTGA
- the rpsO gene encoding 30S ribosomal protein S15 produces the protein MSITAERKAELIKDFGVKDGDTGSPEVQVAILTERINNLTEHFKSHGKDNHSRRGLLKMVSQRRSLLDYVKRGDEERYKSLIGRLGIRR, from the coding sequence ATGTCGATCACTGCTGAGCGCAAAGCCGAGCTTATCAAGGACTTTGGCGTCAAAGACGGCGACACGGGCTCGCCCGAGGTACAGGTCGCTATTCTGACCGAGCGCATCAACAATCTCACCGAGCACTTCAAATCGCACGGCAAGGACAACCATTCCCGCCGCGGCCTTTTGAAGATGGTGTCACAACGACGCTCGCTTCTCGATTATGTGAAACGTGGCGATGAAGAACGGTATAAATCGCTCATTGGTCGCCTAGGCATTCGTCGCTAG
- a CDS encoding hemolysin family protein, translating to MTLLILFVILAIGVSFLCSILEAVLLSITPSFVEALEEDKPTLAAKLRALRGDIERPLAAILSLNTIAHTVGATGAGAQAARVFDDTGVGIFSALLTLGILILSEIIPKTLGATYWRGLAGFAARVLPWLIIAQLPLVWLSQWITKLMTRGKTDAEVSREEITALTSAGQKLGIVEEDETRVVTNLFRMPEIEAREVMTPRTVIDHLPAETPVSEAVNNRDGFPHSRLLVSGETIDEVQGFVLTRELLLAAVRGEGKKTVADYARELPRIPEDTDLDALFDMLMDREAHIALVEDGYGGTAGLVTMEDVLETLLGTEIVDEHDQAADLRKVAVARARQRRKQASKAAEKPAEA from the coding sequence ATGACCTTGCTCATCCTGTTTGTCATTCTCGCGATCGGCGTATCGTTCCTATGCTCGATTCTGGAAGCGGTTCTTCTATCGATCACGCCGTCGTTCGTTGAGGCTCTTGAAGAGGACAAACCAACACTCGCGGCAAAGTTACGGGCGTTACGCGGCGATATAGAACGGCCGCTGGCTGCCATCCTGTCTTTAAACACCATCGCCCATACCGTCGGTGCCACTGGCGCTGGCGCGCAGGCGGCACGGGTGTTCGATGATACCGGGGTCGGCATCTTTTCCGCGCTTTTGACACTTGGGATTCTCATTCTGTCCGAGATCATCCCGAAAACCTTGGGTGCAACCTACTGGCGGGGCCTTGCTGGCTTTGCCGCACGGGTTCTGCCTTGGTTGATCATAGCGCAGCTGCCGCTTGTCTGGCTGAGCCAATGGATCACCAAACTGATGACCCGGGGCAAGACGGACGCCGAAGTCTCCCGCGAAGAAATCACCGCACTGACCAGCGCTGGCCAAAAGCTTGGTATCGTCGAAGAGGATGAAACCCGCGTGGTGACAAACCTCTTCCGCATGCCTGAGATTGAGGCACGGGAGGTTATGACCCCTCGCACGGTCATCGACCACCTGCCCGCGGAGACGCCGGTTTCCGAAGCTGTCAACAATCGCGATGGCTTTCCGCACTCTCGGCTGCTGGTCAGCGGTGAGACGATCGACGAAGTCCAGGGCTTCGTCCTGACCCGTGAATTGCTCCTGGCGGCGGTTCGGGGAGAGGGCAAGAAGACCGTCGCGGACTATGCTCGCGAACTTCCGCGCATCCCTGAGGATACCGATCTGGATGCGCTGTTCGATATGCTCATGGATCGCGAGGCCCACATCGCGCTTGTGGAAGATGGATACGGCGGAACCGCTGGCCTGGTGACGATGGAGGACGTTCTGGAAACCTTGCTGGGCACCGAGATCGTCGACGAACACGATCAGGCGGCAGACCTGCGCAAGGTCGCGGTCGCCCGTGCCCGGCAGCGCCGGAAGCAAGCGTCGAAGGCCGCCGAAAAACCAGCCGAGGCCTAG